Within Sorangiineae bacterium MSr11367, the genomic segment CTCGGGCGGGAGCCGGGTCACCGCGCCTTGTTTCCGCACCAAGGTCCAGATCTCGGTGTACGGCTCGACGGAAGCTCCGCGAAGCGCCGCAGCGATTTGCTCGGGCGTGGACTGCGCGGGCACCATGCGATCGCGTGCCTGTGCGGTGAAGCGCACGTGCACCACGTCGATCGGCGGGCGGGAATCGACCGCTTCCACCGTCGTGTAGAGGATCGACGCATCGCTCATCACGTTGCGCATCCCTTCGGTGCGCATCAACTCGAGCTGCACTTGGAAGCGGCTGAACACGCCGTCGGACACGAAGGGGCGGGCCGGCTTCATGTCCCCCGCGCACCACGCCTCGCGCAGGGTGACGCTCATGTGCTGCACGCGCTGGATGATGCTCTCCACCGTCAGCTGTGGATCGCGCGCCAGCAGCGTCTCGATGGACGCGTTGCGCGGCCTGGAGGTGGCCTCGTGCTGGGCATCGAGGATGGCCGCACGCTTGTTTCGTGTGGAGCGCGCCACCAGCCACCAGATCAGGACGATCCCTCCCACGATGAACAGCAGCACGATGAACCCGACGAAAAAGCCACCGTCCGACGAGCCGCTGCTCGAACTGTAGCCCCCTCCGCTCGAATACGACGTGCCGCCGCTGTACGTGCTCCCGCTCGATCGGCTCGAGCTGCCGCTGCTCCCACTCGACCGACTCCCGCTGGACGTGCTGCCGCTGGAGCGGCTTCCACTGCTGCCGCTCGAACGGCTTCCACCGCTGCTGCCGCTGGAACGACTTCCGCCGGAGTAGCTACCTCCCCCGCCCGGCCGGGCCGAAGCCAACACCGGCGAGAAGACGTAGATGAGGCAAACGGCCAACGCGAAGAGGCGCAGCGCGCGCAAGACCGAACGGAAAATGGAAAGCACGCGAGAAGAGTAACACCCCTCCCACGTACACAAACGCTATCGGATCATCGTGTCGGACGACGACATCGCGCGTCCGCCCACACCGAAACGAGGCGCGTTTTCCGAGGCCCCCAACGGGCGCGCGGCATCATCGTCGCCCAAGCCGTAGGCCACGCCTCCGCCGAAGCCCTCGATGATGTCCTGGAACCCCTCGGCGAAGCTACCGCCCCTCGGCATGTCGCCGCGGACGCGGGCCCGCTGCACGTGCGCCTGCACGCGTCCCATGGCGCGCAAGATCCCCTCCGCCGCGCCGTCCGTCGGCTCGACGGCATGCACGCCGCCGGTCGACCAGTGGACGAGGTTCTCCGCGAAGATCGGCGAAGGCGTTCCCGGCGGCACCTCGAGGGTCGGAGAGTGCGCGACCGACACGAACGCCTCGCCCTCGCGCCACCCAAGCCCCACGCGAACGACGCAGCCGAGCGGGAGATCGCGCAGGAAAAAGTCGCCGACCTGCGAATGGACCACGTGATCGCGCACCTGGGTGCGCGGGCCTTCCCACGTCGGCTCGATGATGAGCACGCGCAGCGCGATCTGGCCCTGCCCGTGGGTGCGGTGCAGGTACGCGAACGTCTCGTCGCGCACTTCCCAGTAGACGAACATCGTACGCGGGTCGACCGGAATGGCGACGCACTCGTCCACGTCGTACTTCGGCGGGAGCGGCTCGTCGTCGAGCATGCCGAACGGCTCGGCGGGCGGCTTCGGCCCCGTGCCCTCGCTCTTGTCCGAATCGGACGCCGCGGGGGGAACCCCATTTTGCGCGCCTGCCTCCACCTCTTCCTCGGGCGGGAGCACGGGCGGCGGCAGCTCGATCTTCTGCAGCTGATTCAGCAGCGCGCGGGCGGCTGCATGCTCGGGCTCCTCTTTCAGCACCCGCTGCAAGGTCTCCAGCGCCTTGCCCTTGTGGCCTTGTGCGGCGTAAATCTCGGCCAACGTCACGGTGGGCACCGTGGCCGGCGAGGTCCGCGTTCGGGCTGGCGGCGGCGAGCTCGTTCGAATGCGGTCGGCCGCGTCGGGCAGATGAAGACCACGCTCGACGACGCGGGCCAGCAGATCGCGCGCGCGGCCGAACCAGCCGCGCGACCTGGCCACCGACTGCGGGTCCACGGACGCGCTGCGCGAGCTTCGGAGGAGAATCTCGTCGACCAGCTCGGGGCGGGTGAGCACGTTGGCGCGAACCACACCGAGTTCCTCCGCTCGGGTAATGAGGCCGTCTCGGTCGAGTCGCTCGAGCTCTACGCGTTCCATACCCGCGGTTTTGCCTGTCGCGCGCCCGGGGCGCCAGTCAAAAATGCCGGCCCGCGAGAATGCGGCGCGTCTCGGCAACGTCTTCGGCGATCTTGGCCTTGAGCGCCTCCAGGTCGGCGAATCGCTCCTCGCCGCGCAGGCGGGCCACCACGTGGACGCGAAGGTGCGCACCGTACAAATCGCCGTCGAAATCCAGCAGGTACACTTCCACGGTGCGCTCCAGGCCCTCGCCCACCGTCGGACGCACACCGATGCTCATGGCGCCGAGCGCCAGAGCACGCACATCGTCGTCGAAGACCTGCTCGACGAGGGTGGCGTAGATACCGTCGGGCGGGAGCATTTCAGGCACATCGCCCAAGTTGACCGTGGGGAAGCCGATGGTCCGTCCGAGCTTGCGCCCCTGTTGGACGACGCCGGAGAGGGCGTGGGGCCGTCCCAGAATGCGTTCCGCCTCGTCCATCTGGCCCGCCGCAATGGCGGCGCGCGCCCGCGAGCTGGAAAACGGGCCGTGTTCGTCGCCGACCAGGGCGTGGGCCGTGGTGACGAAGCCCAGCGACTCGCCAAGGGTCACCATCTTGGAAAAGTCGCCCTCGGCGCCGGCCCCGAAGCGGAAATTCTGCCCGACGCTGACCTCGTGCGCGGAAAGCTTCTGCACGAGCAGCTCCTTCGCGAAGCGAAGGGGCTTCCACGTGGCGAACTCTCCATCGAAGGTGCGCACGAAAACCCGCTCGATGCCCAGGCTCTTGGCCAATTCCGCCCGGCGCGCCAAGGTGGCGAGGCGCGGGGGCTCCGGTCGGCCGAGCACCACGCTGGGGTGCGGATCGAAGGTGAGGACGTAGGGCGCAAGCCCATCGCCCGCAGCGCGCTGGACGGCGGCTCGTAACACCGCGGCATGACCACGATGGATGCCATCCAAGTTTCCGACGACGACCACGGAAGGCCGAACATCCGAGGGAGCGCCATTCTCGTCGGTCTGGTCGAGCCGCTCGTACGGTAAGCCTTTCGCCACGACGGCGGCTGTATAGCACGTGCCAGCCGGCCGTGTTCTCTGGTAGCGTGGCAAAGTCATGTTTGCCCGCAAGGTCGCGCCTTCCGTCGTATTTGCGCTCTTCGCCTTCCTGGTCCTCGTCCTCACCTCGGGGGACGCGAGCGCAGCCGGCAGCGCGCGCCTCAAGACCACGGAAGTGCAAGAGGTTTCCGGGGCCTGGCACATCTTCGTGACCGTCGAGCTGCCCAAGCCGCCGCTCACCGCCCACGTGCCCATGCGCTTCGTCTTCACGAAGACCGCCGTGTACGAGCGCTCCCTGACGGACGCCAGCAAGGACCCGGTGGTGAACCGGCAAACGCTGGCCGGCCAGCAGCCGACGGCCGAGTCGCTCGATGTCGACTTCGCGAACCCGCAGGGCAAAATCTTCAAGGGCACGAACTTCGACTTCGGCCTCACGCGCGCACGCGGCTACGAAGCGGGCGAGTACATGGTGCAGATCCGCACGGCGGACGGCGTCGACATCGGCGGCCCGATGCGCATCATCCTCAAGGGCGACAACCCCGTGGTCGACCGCCGCAGCATCACCTTCGAGGCGAAGAAGAAGGGCATCACCAAGGTCGATGGCGATGACGCGGGCACGCCGAAGAAGACCGACGAGGCCGCCCCCACGACGAACTACTCCGGCGAAGTCTCCCCCAGCGGCAGCGCCGCGCCCTTCGTGCCCAAGTCGGCGTACGACCCCACGGAGGAAGAAAAGATCAAAGAGAACCCCAAGGGGTGCGGCTGCTCGGTGCCGGGCCTCGCGCTGAACGGGGGCGGCGGCCTCATGTTTTTGAGCTCGCTCGCCGTGCTGGTCGGTGTGAGCCGCCGCCGTCGTCGGCGCTGAACGCCGTGACGCCGAGCGAAGCCATCGCGCAAGCGAAGCAGGGGAAGCTTCTTCCCCTGTACGTCATCGTCGGTGAGGAGCGCTTCCTCCGCGACGAGGTCGTGGCGGCCGTGCGTTCGGCGGCGCTGGGCAACGGCGTCGCCGCCTTCAACGAGGACAAGTACACGGCGGGCGAAGCCGACGCCGACGCGATCCTGTCCGCCGCCCGCACGGTGCCGATGATGGCGCCGAAGCGCTTCGTTCTGGTGCGCGGCATCGAGCGCTGGGACTCTTCAGGTGAGGGGCGGAGCGACGACGGCGATGCGAAAAAGCTCGCCCCGCTCGACCGATTCGCCGAATACGCGGCCGCGCCCATCGACTCCACCTGCGTGGTGCTCACCGGCGACAAGATCGACGGGCGCAAGCGCCTCTCCACCCTGGGCAAAAAGCAGGGCTTCATCGTCGCGTGCGACGTTCTCGGAGGCCGCGAGCTGCCCGGCTGGATCCGCGACCGCGCCGCGGCCCGGGGCAACCCCATCGATCCGGACGTGGCCGAGCTGCTCGCGGAAATCGCGGGCCCCGAGCTGGCACACGTGAACGACGCCATCGAGCGGCTGGCGCTCTACGCGGGCGAGGGAAAGCCCATCACCGAGGAAGCCGTCGGCGAATGCGTGGCCCGCGTGCGCACGGCCGACACATGGGACCTCGTGGCCAAGGTCGGCGCGCGCGACTTGAAGGGCGCACTCGCCGCCCTCGCGGATACCTACGATCCACGCGACCGCGGGCTACCGCTTCTTGGCGCGCTGGCGTGGTCAATCCGTCAATTGGCGAAGTTTCAGGCCGCCACCGAGTCCGGGGCCTCTACGGACGAGGCCGCCAAACGTGCCGGGGTCTTCCAGCCTTTCCGTGCCCGCGAGCTGGCCCAACGGGCGCGGGGCCTCCGCCCCAAGGAGACCGACCGCTGGTTGCTCGTTTTGGCCGAAACCGACTTGGCGCTCAAGGGCTCGCGCCGGCCCCCACAGGCCATTCTAGAGGACATGTTGACGCGCCTCATCGCGTCATCCGGACGCGCCCCGCGCGCATAAACGAGCGAAAAGGCGGCTAGAGCTGATTTGACGGACGCCTGCGCCAGCCCTAAGTTTGGCACCGGCGACAGACCGCAACCGCGGCCTTGCGACCGATCAAACGATGAAACAGGAGAAAGCTGAGATGCACGTCCCCGCTCGGGTGATCCGGCCTCAACTTCATTGGGTAGCTTCGAGTCCTCTTCCAACCAGGCACGGCGAGTTTACGGCGCACGTATTTTTGGATCAGGCTGGCGAAGGGACTGGGAAAGAGCACCTGGCCTTGGTCTTCGGGGATGTCGACGGGGCGAAGGCGATCCCCGTACGCGTGCACTCTGAATGCATGACCAGTGAGGTTTTCGGCTCGCTCAAGTGCGACTGCAAAGAGCAGCTGGACTACGCGATGGCCGAAGTGGCGCGTGCCGGCCGCGGCGCCGTGGTCTACCTCCGGCAAGAAGGACGCGGCATCGGGCTGACCAACAAGATTCGCGCGTACGACCTGCAGGCCCGCGGCCACGACACCGTCGATGCGAACCGGCTTCTCGGCCTCCCGGACGATGCGCGCAAGTACGACATCGCGGCGGACATTCTCGAGTTCCTCGGCGTGCGCAGCATCCACCTTTTGACCAACAACCCGGAAAAGGTCGAGGCCCTGCGCTCCCTTGGGGTCGAGGTGGTGGGCCGTCAGCCCGTCATCATCGCGCCCAACCCGTACAGCGCCGGCTACTTGGATACGAAGCGCCGCCGCATGGCCCACAAGCTCCCCAGGCTTTCGACCCCGTCCTTGTCGCTGGTCGACACGCTGGCGGTGGACGAGAGCCGCCCGAGCGCGGGCGACGCCGAGTAAGGAATCGTTAAGACGCGCCCGGCCGGCTAGGCAGGCAAACAGCTTTTGATAGCGTGATGGGGCATGCGGATCGCCCTCACGCACAATCTGAAGTTGAGTGCATCGGAAGAGGAAGCGGAGTTCGACAGCCCAGAAACCATCGCCGCGATCAGCGGCGCGCTCACCAAGGCGGGGCATGTCGTCGAACGCATGGAGGTCTCCGGCCCCGCCTCGCGCCTGGTCGCGCGATTGGAGGCGTACGCGCCGGACATCATCTTCAACAGCGCCGAGGGACGCCGCGGCAAAATGCGGCGCGGCTTCTACCCCGCGCTGTTCGAGGAGTTGGGCATCGCCATCACGGGCAGCGACGCCTACGCGCAGTGCATCACCCTCGACAAAACGCTGACCAAACGCATCCTCGCCGGCTACGGCGTCTCGAGCGCGCGCGGACGCATGATCACGCGGGCGTCGCTCAAGGACGGTGGGCTCGACGAGCTTTCCTATCCGGTCATCGCCAAGCCGAACTTCGAAGGGTCGTCCAAAGGCGTGACGCAGGCCAACGTCGCCGAGGACCCCATCGAGCTCGGCGATGCGCTCGATCGCCTGCTCGCGCGCTACCCGGATGGCGTCCTCGTGGAGCGCTACATCGCCGGCACCGATCTGCGGGTCGCGCGCGTCGATGGGCTGCCGCCGCTGCCGCCGGTCGAGGTCGTGGTGGACCCGACGTACCACCGGCGCTTCGATCTGTTCGACTACGCGCTGAAGCACCAAGACGCCTCGTGCGTCTCGTGGCGTGTGCCGGCGCACCTGCCGCGCGCGGTGCTCGATCGGGTGAGCGACCTCGCCGAGCGCGCGTTTTCCGCGCTGGGCATGCGCGACGTGGGCTCGCTCGATTTCCGCGTGGGGCTCGATGGGCAGGTCTATTTCCTCAGCGCCACGTGCCTGCCGAACTTCGGGCCGGCGGGGTCCCTCTTCGCAGCGACGAAGGCGGTGGGGCTCGACTACGACGCGAGCATCCTCGCCGTGCTTCGCGCCGCCACGGCCCGCGCGGGGCTGCTGTCGCTCTACGACGCGACCAAGCCGCGCAAGAACGGGAACGGCGGCAAGCGCCCCATTTTGCGGGTGGGGCTCGCCTTCAACATGAAGCGCATCGACTCGGCGGCCGACGATCGCGAGGCGGAGTTCGACAGCCCGAAGACCATCGACGCGATCACGCGGGCCATCGAGAGCTACGGGCACACCGTCGTGCCGCTCGAGGCTACGGTGGACTTTCCGCGCGTGCTCATGGCCTCGCGCGTCGACCTGGTGTTCAACATCGCCGAGGGCATCAGCGGCCGCAACCGCGAGGCGCAAGTGCCCAACTTGTGCGAGCTGCTCAACGTGCCGTACACCGGCAGCGACGCGGCGACGTTGAGCATCTGCCTCGACAAGGCCCTGGCCAAGCGCATGCTCACCGCGGGGCGCGAGCGGGTGCTCACGCCCGAGTTTCAAGTGCTGTACACGGGGCGCGAGAAGCTGCGGAACTTCCGCTACCCGGTCATCGTAAAGCCCAATGCCGAGGGCACGAGCAAGGGCATCAACGGCAAAAGCGTGGTGGACCACGAAGCGGGCGTGCGCGAGGTGGCGCGCGAGATCATCGAGCGCTACGGGCAGCCGGCCATCGTGGAGGAGTACATCCGCGGGCGCGAGTTCACCGTGGGCCTCTTGGGCGAGCGGCGCCCGCGCGTGCTGCCGCCCATGGAGGTCGTCTTTTTGCAGCCGTCGGAGCGGGCCGTCTACGGCTACACGATGAAGCAGGACTGGGAGAACCACGTCCGCTACGAGTGCCCACCGGTCACCCTGACCAAAGAGGAACTGCGCGCCATGGAGAAGGTGTGCCGCACGACCTTCACCGCGCTCGGGTGCCGCGACGTCGCGCGCATCGACCTGCGCATGACCAACGAGGGACGGATTTACGTCATCGAGGTGAATCCCCTGCCCGGACTCACCCCGAACTACAGCGATCTATGCCTCATCGCCAACGGCGCGCACCTGGAATACCGGCTGCTCATCGGGGAAATTCTCAGCTACGGGATCAAGCGGTGGCGTGAACGGCAATTCGCCGCGGCGGATGCCCAGGAGCCCGTGCGCGCGACGCCTTCCGATACCAGCACCGACACGGCGTCGACATGGGTGGCTCAGGGCGCGTAGTCTTCGCAAACGTATGCGCTCCCGGACGGCTCTTATCTCGCTCATCGCGCTTGCTGCGGTTCTTGGCTCGACGCGACCGGCCTCGGCCGGAGATCTTCCCTCGGTCGACACGCGCACGTGGCGCCCTTCCACGGACCACGCCGCCAACTTGGTGCTGGAGCCGGTGCTCACGCCAGGGGCCTGGAACTGGAACGCGGGCGCGTGGCTCCACTATTCGCTGCGCCCGGTGAATACCGTCATTCCCCAAACAGGCGACCGAGTGGACGTCATCGACCACGCGGTGGGCGCCGATTTGACGCTGGGCATCGGGCTCGGGCGCATCGTGGCCCTCGGCGCGAGCGTGCCGGCCGTGCTGTACCAAGATGGGAGCGCGCCCCAAACGGTGCTGGGCGATGTGGGGCTGCACAGCAAAGTGACCGTCCTGTCCAACGAGCAAGGCGGCTTTGGCCTGGCCCTGCTCAACAACGTGTTCCTGCCCACGGGCGCGCGCACCGGCTTCCAGGGCGACGGAAGCACACGCATCGGGGCGCGCATTCTTGCAGAGTACACGCTTCTCGTGTTGGGTCTGCAGGCGAGCGTCGGCTACACCTTGCGAACCGAGCGGCGACAATTCCTGGCCGACGTGCGTTACGGCGACGAGATCCCGTGGAGCTTCGGTATCCTGATGCGCCCGGGCATCCTGGGCGTCGACGGCGACAACCGGCAGCTCTGGGAAATGGCGATCCATGGCTCGCTGCCCGCGGGACCCGTGGGTCCGTTTGGAACGGGGGATCCCGGTAGCGCGAGGCTGAGCCCCATGATGCTCGCGCTCTCGGACCGGATCGCCATCGGCAAGCAGCGGGATTTCTCGGTGATCGCGGGCGTCGACGTCGGTTTGACCGCAGCCGTCGGCGTGCCCACCTTGCGCGGCATCGCGGCCCTTTCGTGGGCGCCGCGCGAGCACGATCAGGACCACGACGGGGTGGCCGACGACGTCGATCAGTGCCCGGAGATCGCCGAAGATCGCGACGGCTTCGAGGACGGCGACGGCTGCCCGGAGATCGACGACGACGACGACGGCATCGTCGATTCCGAGGACAAATGCCCGCGCGTGGCGGGTGTGGCGCAGCCCGGCGACAAGAACGGGTGCCCGCTGCCCGAGGGCAAGCCAAAGAGCGAGTCCCCATGAGGCGCCGCCTCACGGCGGGGCTGCTCGCGCTCGCGTTGGGCGCGGTGGCCGGGCAGGCCGCGGGGCAGCGTGTGCAAACGCGGCCCGCGCCGGGGCGACCGCCACCTCCCGCCTCCGCCGAGCCGCGCGCGCTCGAGACGACGACCGATCTGCGCGCCCACTTCGGGCTCGATCTGGTGGAGCGCCTTCTGCGGTCGGAGGATCCCGAGAACCGGCTTCGCGGGATCGTCCGTGCCGCGAGCCTCGGCACCCCCGAGGCGGTGGCCCGGTTGATCGATATCGCCGAGCCTTCGAGCACGGTGCGCCTCGATGCGCGCGCGCTCATCGAGGTGGCACGCGCACTGGCGCCCTCGGCGGACAAGCCGGCCACGCGCGCCGCGCTGGTGAACCTGGTGAACACGCCGAATCCTTCGGCGAGCCGGGCCGCGCGCACGGACGATGCGTCGAGCGCGTTCGATGCCGACCAGGTGGCACGGCTCGAAATCGCGCGCGGGACCGCGGCGCTGGCGCTCGCGCAGTCGGGCGATGCGCACGCCGAGGAGGCCTTGTTCGGGATTTTGCGGGCCGGCGGCGTCGGGCAAAAGGCGGCGATGACCGCGCTGGCGGCGCGGCCTTCGCGCAATGCCTCGCTCGTGGGCCCCTCGCTGGTGACGCCCGCGACGATCCGGCTCGCGGTTCGCACGGGCGATTTGCGCGCCCTCGATGCACTGCGCCAGGCGGCGCGCTCGATGGATCCGGTGACGCGCGCTGCGGGGCTTTCGGCGCTGGGCGAGATGGGCGACGGGCGCGGCGCGGAGCTGGCGCGTGCGGCGTTGAGCGACGCCGATGCCCGCGTGCGGGCGGCGGCCGCGCGCGCGCTGGTGCTCCTCGATGCACCGGAGCGCTTTCGCGGGGTAAAAACGCTGCTCGACGACAGCACGACGCTCGCGCAGGGCATCGAGCTCGCGCGCACAGCGCAAGACGACGCCGTGGAGCGGGCCCTCATCGCACGGGCGAACGCGCCCATCGACCCGGATTTGCGCCGGGCGGCGGTGGCCGCGCTGGGCTACGCGCATTCGCCGCAGGCGCTCGCCGCGCTCGGGGGGTGGCTGCGCAACCCGCTTCTCTCGGGCGATGCAGCGCACGCGCTCGGGCGCTCGCCGATGCGCGGGGCGCAGGCCACCTTGGACAAGGCGCTCGGCGAACCGGCCACGCGGCGCCTCGCCGTGCGCGGGGCGCTCGTGCGCGCGCTGGTGCGGGGGGAAAAGAGCTCGCTGTTCACGCGCACCATCGACCAGATGGCGCAATCCCGCGACGGTGCCGATCGCGCCCTGGGCGTGTTCGCGCGCCTCGCCGTGGGCGATGGCTCGCTCGAAAAGGAGCTGGGCGATCCCGATGCGCGCGTGCGGCGAAGCGCGGTGCTGGCGTCGCTCGCAGGCTCGGAGCGAAACGCGGCGGCGAAGGTGCTCGCGCGCTTCGCCGTGGAGCGCGATCCGCTGACCCGCACGGCGCTCCTCGCGGGGCTCGTTTCGGGCGACGAAGCCGGCCAGGTGACGACCTTGGAGCTTCGCGCGCGGGCCGAGGGCAAGGAGGCCGATGCGCCGCTCGCCGCGCTGGCCCTCGCGCAGCGGGGCGACACGAAAGAGGACGCGAACGTCAACGCGCTGCTCAAGTCGTCCGATCCGCTGCTGCGGGCGCACGCGGCACGCGGGTTGGGGGGCTCTCGGGTGCCCGATGCGACGGGCCGGCTCGCAGCCGCGTACGGCTACGAGCCGGATGCCACGGTGCGCTACGCGCTGGTGCTTGCCCTGGCCTCCCGCATGGGGCAGGACCGCGATGCACCGGCACGGCGCGAGACGCTCAAGGTGGCCGCCCGGCTCGATCCGGACGATGCCGTACGCTGGCTGGCGGCGCGCGCCCTCGAGGGGGTGCCGCCGCCGCTGGAGGCCACCCCGGCCGACGTGACCTGGCTGCGGGCGACGACCGCCGATGGGGCCAAACCGCCGCCCGACTTGCTGGGAACCTTGGTGCGCGCGGACGGGATCGCCATCCCGATCGTGTTCGACGAAGACGGCTACGCGCTCATCCCGGGGGTTCCTCCCGGCGCCGGGCGTTTGATCCTTGCGCCACGCGTCCCGGCGTACGACCCTGGCAAGCCATGAGCCAGGCATCACCCGATCCGAACGACGAGCCGTCTTTCGAGCAGGCCGTTCGGCAGCTCACCGAAATCGTGCAGCGGCTGGAACGGGGCGACCTTCCCCTCGAGGAATCGGTCGCGCTGTTCGAGCAGGGCGTGCGCCTCTCGGCCATCTCGCAGCGCCGGCTCGACCGTGCGCAGAAGCGCGTGGAAGAGCTCCTCCACGTCGACGAATCCGGGCGCGCGCGCACGGCCCCGTTCGATACGAGCGGCGACACCTGAGCGAGGCGGGGGCGGCTGCGCCAGGGAAGTTTCGCCGGGTTTTTCATGTAGGAAGAGGTGGCGTGCTAGAACGCGTTCTTCTCCCGTGGAAAGCAACAAGCGCCAAGGACCGCCGTATTCCGTCGACATTCCCAAGGGAAAAGCCGATGAACCGTCGTGGCTGCGGGTCGCCGCCATCGCCATCGTCGGGTTCGTCGTAGGCGTCGCCTGGCCCAAGGTTGCGGGCGTTCGCATCGGCCCGGCCGCACCGCCGGAAGCCATCGCCGCCCACGCGAAGGAGCAGAAGGAACAGCAGGCCGCCGCCGAGGCATCCGCCGCCGCGGCCAATGCACCGACGCCGACGGGCAATGTCCCCAGCGTATCGGCCATCGCGCCCTCCTCCGCCGGCGCCCCCGCCGTGCAGCCGGCCAATGCGCCGGACGTCCTCGTGAAGGGCGGGATTCTCCTCGCCTGCCGCACCTCGGGCGGTGAGACCATCAAGGGTATGGCCTGCGGGCCCATCGCGTTCGACGCGATTGCGCAGCCGCGCATGAAGAAGCTTTCGCAGTGCGCCGCCGCGCAGGGCGCCGAGGGGAAGTTCGGGGTGATCTTCAACCTGGACTTCAACTCGAACCGGACCGGCTTCACCCTGGGCAAGTCGTCCACCGTCAAAGATCCCGACGGGATGCTCGGCTGCTTGCGGCAAAGCTTCGAGTCGGTTTCGCTCTCGGCCCTCGCGCACGAGCACCCGACGTATTCGCTTCTCTACAAT encodes:
- the xseB gene encoding exodeoxyribonuclease VII small subunit codes for the protein MSQASPDPNDEPSFEQAVRQLTEIVQRLERGDLPLEESVALFEQGVRLSAISQRRLDRAQKRVEELLHVDESGRARTAPFDTSGDT
- a CDS encoding SH3 domain-containing protein encodes the protein MESNKRQGPPYSVDIPKGKADEPSWLRVAAIAIVGFVVGVAWPKVAGVRIGPAAPPEAIAAHAKEQKEQQAAAEASAAAANAPTPTGNVPSVSAIAPSSAGAPAVQPANAPDVLVKGGILLACRTSGGETIKGMACGPIAFDAIAQPRMKKLSQCAAAQGAEGKFGVIFNLDFNSNRTGFTLGKSSTVKDPDGMLGCLRQSFESVSLSALAHEHPTYSLLYNANFVSKASAYPASSPSARGNTPAAPAEPAGTATQIMWEVAIVRDKPRTGLVVARLPRGTNVHLGASQDGGWYQVKYGENFASEGWLYRAAIGK